From a region of the Zingiber officinale cultivar Zhangliang chromosome 10B, Zo_v1.1, whole genome shotgun sequence genome:
- the LOC122030448 gene encoding plant cysteine oxidase 3-like → MAAMVATERSTVQRLYDACAIIFSSSPTKALPTLWQLRWLQTILDAMEPIDVGIDGSGEESSHGLILGQAVREITYVHIHECQDFSIGVFCFPAGATLPLHDHPNMVVLTKVLYGSISVQSYDWVDSSSSSNSPRRSGLARTVDDGCTLQSSSKVSVLFPKGGGNIHSITALSPCAILDVLAPPYSEQQGRSSSYYVSTPVPSLPGFSILEETGVPDDLHVVGATYLGPELSFDLIDTERAKVSTP, encoded by the exons ATGGCGGCCATGGTGGCCACCGAGAGGAGCACAGTGCAGAGGCTTTATGATGCCTGTGCCatcatcttctcctcttctccgaCGAAAGCTCTTCCAACTCTGTGGCAACTCAGATGGCTCCAAACCATTCTTG ATGCGATGGAGCCGATCGACGTCGGTATCGATGGATCAGGAGAGGAGAGCAGCCATGGACTCATCTTAGGGCAAGCAGTTAGAGAGATCACATACGTACACATTCATGAATGCCAAGACTTCTCT ataggAGTGTTTTGCTTCCCGGCCGGTGCAACTCTACCTCTGCATGATCATCCAAACATGGTCGTCCTCACCAAAGTCCTGTATGGATCCATTTCAGTGCAGTCCTACGACTGGGTCGACTCATCATCGAGCTCCAATAGCcctagaagaa gtGGATTAGCAAGGACTGTGGATGATGGTTGCACCCTGCAATCCTCGTCAAAGGTGTCAGTTTTGTTTCCAAAGGGTGGAGGCAACATTCACTCGATCACTGCCTTGTCTCCCTGTGCGATATTGGACGTcttggctccaccatattcagaGCAGCAAGGAAGGTCATCGAGCTACTATGTTAGCACCCCAGTACCTTCTCTTCCCG GTTTTTCGATACTCGAGGAGACTGGAGTTCCGGATGATCTCCATGTCGTCGGAGCGACGTACCTTGGTCCCGAGCTCAGCTTCGACCTAATTGATACAGAGAGGGCAAAAGTTTCAACTCCATGA